One window of the Haemorhous mexicanus isolate bHaeMex1 chromosome 15, bHaeMex1.pri, whole genome shotgun sequence genome contains the following:
- the PDGFRB gene encoding platelet-derived growth factor receptor beta isoform X2 — protein sequence MPCPTLQTCLWLLILTGLLEVTSGNSGLHIKPRDTELVLSLHSTFSLLCYGDRELVWEREGQPLTASLEHRDGVFVSNLTLRNVTGHHTGEYTCTYSPEQAPEPAERRALYIYVPGYTEAVIPCRVTNPQMQVTLYEKKVENPIPATYDPQQGFKGFFEDKTYFCRTFVEDQEVDSDTFYVYRIQVSSVNVSISAVQTMVRQGENITVMCTVSGNELVNFNWDYPRKQAGKAVEPVTDFLPGSTHEIRSILIIQNAELEDSGTYVCNVSEGYHEKTDRKDITVQVIERGFVHFHTHLPSTVYAEVHKSHTIQVEVEAYPQPSIVWLKNNKTLTMESSSEFTITSRNLSETRYQTALALVRVKQEEGGFYTIWASNEDDEQEISFHLQINVPAKVVDLKENSSASSGEQTVTCSAEGMPQPEISWSTCSDIKWCSTKGQPTQLLGNESAEIGVQTNASYLAGRQLYRVNSTLQLHRVHEPLLLRCTVHNFLGTSSQDITLVPHALPFKVVIISVILALLVLTVISLIILIVLWQKKPRYEIRWKVIESVSSDGHEYIYVDPMQLPYDSTWEVPRDKLVLGRTLGSGAFGRVVEATAHGLSHSRSTMKVAVKMLKSTARSSEKQALMSELKIMSHLGPHLNIVNLLGACTKGGPIYIITEYCRYGDLVDYLHRNKHTFLQACGDKARREAELYGNTPKEEPVHSHLSMSVESDGGYMDMSKDDSLDYVPMSDMKGEVKYADIESSNYGTPYELDSYSPSAPERTDRVTLINESPLLSYMDLVGFSFQVANGMEFLASKNCVHRDLAARNVLICEGKLVKICDFGLARDIMRDSNYISKGSTFLPLKWMAPESIFNNLYTTLSDVWSFGILLWEIFTLGGTPYPELPMNEQFYNAIKRGYRMSKPTHASDEIYSIMQKCWEEKFEIRPSFSQLVVLMGNLLVDCYRKRYQQVDEEFMQSDHPAVVRTRPTVPVLNNARLAASPPSSHILYTAVHQSGGENDYIIPLPDPKPEGSSDLPQEASISRASSMLNEANTSSTISCDSPLGLQQDEEQESDPQPRCQEPTTGHQEVEESFL from the exons GTCTGCTGGAGGTGACGTCTGGGAACAGCGGGCTGCACATCAAACCCAGGGACACTGAGCTTGTCCTCAGCCTCCACAGCACCTTCTCCCTCCTGTGCTATGGGGACAGAGAGCTGGTCTGGGAACGGGAGGGGCAGCCCCTCACTGCCTCGCTGGAGCACAGGGACGGTGTCTTTGTCAGCAATCTCACCCTCAGGAACGTGACAGGCCATCACACTGGGGAGTACACGTGCACCTACAGCCCTGAGCAGgctccagagccagcagagaggagagccCTCTACATCTATGTTCCAG GGTACACAGAGGCTGTCATCCCATGCCGTGTGACCAACCCACAGATGCAGGTCACCCTCTATGAGAAGAAGGTGGAGAACCCCATCCCAGCTACATATGATCCACAGCAGGGATTTAAAGGCTTCTTTGAGGATAAAACCTATTTCTGCCGGACATTTGTGGAAGACCAGGAGGTGGATTCAGACACTTTCTACGTCTACAGGATCCAGG TGTCATCTGTGAACGTGTCCATCAGTGCCGTGCAGACCATGGTGCGCCAGGGAGAAAACATCACCGTCATGTGCACCGTAAGCGGCAACGAGCTGGTCAACTTCAACTGGGATTATCCCCGCAAGCAG GCAGGGAAGGCTGTGGAGCCAGTGACTGACTTCCTGCCTGGATCCACTCATGAGATCCGCTCCATCCTCATCATCCagaatgcagagctggaggacAGTGGGACCTATGTCTGCAATGTCTCTGAGGGCTACCACGAGAAGACGGACAGGAAGGACATCACTGTCCAAGTGATCG AGCGTGGCTTTGTGCACTTCCACACCCACCTGCCCAGCACAGTGTATGCTGAGGTCCACAAGAGCCACACTATCCAGGTGGAAGTGGAGGCTTATCCCCAACCCAGCATTGTGTGGCTGAAGAACAACAAGACATTGaccatggagagcagcagcgAGTTCACCATCACCAGCAGGAACCTGTCAGAAACCAG GTACCAGACAGCTCTGGCGCTGGTGCGGGTGaagcaggaagaaggaggatTTTACACCATTTGGGCTTCCAATGAGGATGATGAGCAGGAGATCTCCTTCCATCTGCAGATAAATG TGCCAGCTAAAGTGGTGGACCTCAAGGAgaacagcagtgccagcagtgggGAGCAGACTGTAACATGCTCTGCTGAAGGCATGCCCCAGCCAGAGATCAGCTGGTCTACTTGCAGTGACATCAAATG GTGCAGCACCAAGGGCCAGcccacccagctgctggggaaCGAGTCGGCTGAGATCGGCGTGCAGACCAACGCCTCGTACCTCGCGGGGCGGCAGCTCTACCGCGTAAacagcaccctgcagctgcacagggtGCACGAGCCCCTGCTCCTCAGGTGCACCGTGCACAACTTCCTGGGCACCAGCTCCCAGGACATCACTCTGGTGCCGCACG CCTTGCCATTCAAGGTGGTCATCATTTCTGTCATCCTGGCCTTGCTGGTCCTCACTGTGATCTCCCTGATCATCCTGATTGTGCTGTGGCAGAAG AAACCTCGTTATGAAATCCGCTGGAAGGTGATTGAGTCAGTCAGCTCTGATGGGCACGAGTACATCTATGTGGATCCCATGCAGCTCCCTTACGACTCCACCTGGGAGGTGCCCAGGGACAAGCTGGTGTTAG GTCGCACTCTCGGCTCCGGTGCCTTTGGTCGTGTGGTGGAGGCAACAGCCCATGGCCTGAGCCACTCACGCTCCACCATGAAAGTGGCAGTCAAAATGCTCAAGT CCACAGCCCGCAGCAGTGAGAAACAAGCCCTCATGTCTGAGCTGAAGATCATGAGCCACCTGGGACCTCACCTCAACATCGTCAACTTGCTGGGGGCCTGCACCAAAGGAG GACCCATCTACATCATCACCGAGTACTGCCGCTACGGGGACCTGGTGGATTACCTGCACCGCAACAAGCACACCTTCCTGCAGGCCTGCGGGGACAAGGCACGGCGAGAGGCGGAGCTCTACGGGAACACCCCCAAGGAGGAACCCGTGCACAG CCACCTCTCCATGTCTGTCGAGAGTGATGGGGGCTACATGGACATGAGCAAGGATGACTCCCTGGACTATGTGCCCATGTCTGACATGAAGGGTGAAGTCAAGTACGCTGACATTGAGTCCTCTAACTATGGCACCCCCTATGAGCTGGACAGCTACTCCCCCTCAG CTCCTGAAAGGACAGACCGGGTGACACTGATAAATGAGTCTCCACTCCTCAGCTACATGGACTTGGTGGGCTTCAGCTTCCAGGTGGCCAATGGGATGGAGTTCCTGGCTTCCAAAAAT TGTGTGCACCGTGACCTGGCTGCCAGGAATGTCCTCATCTGTGAGGGGAAGCTGGTGAAGATCTGTGACTTTGGCCTGGCGAGGGACATCATGAGGGATTCCAACTATATCTCCAAAGGCAGT ACCTTCTTGCCCCTCAAATGGATGGCTCCAGAGAGCATCTTCAACAACCTCTACACTACCCTGAGTGATGTGTGGTCTTTTGGGATTCTTCTTTGGGAGATATTCACTCTAG GAGGGACTCCATACCCTGAGCTGCCCATGAATGAGCAGTTCTACAACGCCATCAAACGTGGCTATCGGATGTCCAAACCCACCCATGCCTCTGATGAGAT CTACAGCATCATGCAGAAGTGCTGGGAGGAGAAGTTTGAGATCAGGCCATCCTTCTCACAGCTGGTGGTGCTTATGGGAAACCTCCTGGTGGATTGCTACAGGAAG aggtACCAGCAGGTGGATGAGGAGTTCATGCAGAGTGACCACCCCGCAGTTGTGCGCACCAGACCCACTGTTCCTGTGCTGAACAACGCCCGcctggctgccagcccccccagcagccACATCCTGTACACAGCCGTGCACCAGAGCGGGGGAGAGAACGACTACATCATCCCCCTTCCCGACCCCAAACCTGAGGGCAGCTCTGACCTCCCCCAGGAGGCCTCCATCAGCAGGGCCAG CTCTATGCTGAACGAGGCCAACACATCATCTACAATATCCTGTGACAGCCCACTGGGCCTCcagcaggatgaggagcaggaaTCTGACCCACAACCACGCTGCCAGGAGCCAACCACAGGACACCAAGAGGTGGAGGaaagtttcctgtag
- the PDGFRB gene encoding platelet-derived growth factor receptor beta isoform X1, which translates to MPCPTLQTCLWLLILTGLLEVTSGNSGLHIKPRDTELVLSLHSTFSLLCYGDRELVWEREGQPLTASLEHRDGVFVSNLTLRNVTGHHTGEYTCTYSPEQAPEPAERRALYIYVPDPSLVFLPAVTSEEVFIFITGYTEAVIPCRVTNPQMQVTLYEKKVENPIPATYDPQQGFKGFFEDKTYFCRTFVEDQEVDSDTFYVYRIQVSSVNVSISAVQTMVRQGENITVMCTVSGNELVNFNWDYPRKQAGKAVEPVTDFLPGSTHEIRSILIIQNAELEDSGTYVCNVSEGYHEKTDRKDITVQVIERGFVHFHTHLPSTVYAEVHKSHTIQVEVEAYPQPSIVWLKNNKTLTMESSSEFTITSRNLSETRYQTALALVRVKQEEGGFYTIWASNEDDEQEISFHLQINVPAKVVDLKENSSASSGEQTVTCSAEGMPQPEISWSTCSDIKWCSTKGQPTQLLGNESAEIGVQTNASYLAGRQLYRVNSTLQLHRVHEPLLLRCTVHNFLGTSSQDITLVPHALPFKVVIISVILALLVLTVISLIILIVLWQKKPRYEIRWKVIESVSSDGHEYIYVDPMQLPYDSTWEVPRDKLVLGRTLGSGAFGRVVEATAHGLSHSRSTMKVAVKMLKSTARSSEKQALMSELKIMSHLGPHLNIVNLLGACTKGGPIYIITEYCRYGDLVDYLHRNKHTFLQACGDKARREAELYGNTPKEEPVHSHLSMSVESDGGYMDMSKDDSLDYVPMSDMKGEVKYADIESSNYGTPYELDSYSPSAPERTDRVTLINESPLLSYMDLVGFSFQVANGMEFLASKNCVHRDLAARNVLICEGKLVKICDFGLARDIMRDSNYISKGSTFLPLKWMAPESIFNNLYTTLSDVWSFGILLWEIFTLGGTPYPELPMNEQFYNAIKRGYRMSKPTHASDEIYSIMQKCWEEKFEIRPSFSQLVVLMGNLLVDCYRKRYQQVDEEFMQSDHPAVVRTRPTVPVLNNARLAASPPSSHILYTAVHQSGGENDYIIPLPDPKPEGSSDLPQEASISRASSMLNEANTSSTISCDSPLGLQQDEEQESDPQPRCQEPTTGHQEVEESFL; encoded by the exons GTCTGCTGGAGGTGACGTCTGGGAACAGCGGGCTGCACATCAAACCCAGGGACACTGAGCTTGTCCTCAGCCTCCACAGCACCTTCTCCCTCCTGTGCTATGGGGACAGAGAGCTGGTCTGGGAACGGGAGGGGCAGCCCCTCACTGCCTCGCTGGAGCACAGGGACGGTGTCTTTGTCAGCAATCTCACCCTCAGGAACGTGACAGGCCATCACACTGGGGAGTACACGTGCACCTACAGCCCTGAGCAGgctccagagccagcagagaggagagccCTCTACATCTATGTTCCAG ATCCCTCCCtggttttcctccctgcagTCACCTCTGAAGAGGTCTTCATCTTCATCACAGGGTACACAGAGGCTGTCATCCCATGCCGTGTGACCAACCCACAGATGCAGGTCACCCTCTATGAGAAGAAGGTGGAGAACCCCATCCCAGCTACATATGATCCACAGCAGGGATTTAAAGGCTTCTTTGAGGATAAAACCTATTTCTGCCGGACATTTGTGGAAGACCAGGAGGTGGATTCAGACACTTTCTACGTCTACAGGATCCAGG TGTCATCTGTGAACGTGTCCATCAGTGCCGTGCAGACCATGGTGCGCCAGGGAGAAAACATCACCGTCATGTGCACCGTAAGCGGCAACGAGCTGGTCAACTTCAACTGGGATTATCCCCGCAAGCAG GCAGGGAAGGCTGTGGAGCCAGTGACTGACTTCCTGCCTGGATCCACTCATGAGATCCGCTCCATCCTCATCATCCagaatgcagagctggaggacAGTGGGACCTATGTCTGCAATGTCTCTGAGGGCTACCACGAGAAGACGGACAGGAAGGACATCACTGTCCAAGTGATCG AGCGTGGCTTTGTGCACTTCCACACCCACCTGCCCAGCACAGTGTATGCTGAGGTCCACAAGAGCCACACTATCCAGGTGGAAGTGGAGGCTTATCCCCAACCCAGCATTGTGTGGCTGAAGAACAACAAGACATTGaccatggagagcagcagcgAGTTCACCATCACCAGCAGGAACCTGTCAGAAACCAG GTACCAGACAGCTCTGGCGCTGGTGCGGGTGaagcaggaagaaggaggatTTTACACCATTTGGGCTTCCAATGAGGATGATGAGCAGGAGATCTCCTTCCATCTGCAGATAAATG TGCCAGCTAAAGTGGTGGACCTCAAGGAgaacagcagtgccagcagtgggGAGCAGACTGTAACATGCTCTGCTGAAGGCATGCCCCAGCCAGAGATCAGCTGGTCTACTTGCAGTGACATCAAATG GTGCAGCACCAAGGGCCAGcccacccagctgctggggaaCGAGTCGGCTGAGATCGGCGTGCAGACCAACGCCTCGTACCTCGCGGGGCGGCAGCTCTACCGCGTAAacagcaccctgcagctgcacagggtGCACGAGCCCCTGCTCCTCAGGTGCACCGTGCACAACTTCCTGGGCACCAGCTCCCAGGACATCACTCTGGTGCCGCACG CCTTGCCATTCAAGGTGGTCATCATTTCTGTCATCCTGGCCTTGCTGGTCCTCACTGTGATCTCCCTGATCATCCTGATTGTGCTGTGGCAGAAG AAACCTCGTTATGAAATCCGCTGGAAGGTGATTGAGTCAGTCAGCTCTGATGGGCACGAGTACATCTATGTGGATCCCATGCAGCTCCCTTACGACTCCACCTGGGAGGTGCCCAGGGACAAGCTGGTGTTAG GTCGCACTCTCGGCTCCGGTGCCTTTGGTCGTGTGGTGGAGGCAACAGCCCATGGCCTGAGCCACTCACGCTCCACCATGAAAGTGGCAGTCAAAATGCTCAAGT CCACAGCCCGCAGCAGTGAGAAACAAGCCCTCATGTCTGAGCTGAAGATCATGAGCCACCTGGGACCTCACCTCAACATCGTCAACTTGCTGGGGGCCTGCACCAAAGGAG GACCCATCTACATCATCACCGAGTACTGCCGCTACGGGGACCTGGTGGATTACCTGCACCGCAACAAGCACACCTTCCTGCAGGCCTGCGGGGACAAGGCACGGCGAGAGGCGGAGCTCTACGGGAACACCCCCAAGGAGGAACCCGTGCACAG CCACCTCTCCATGTCTGTCGAGAGTGATGGGGGCTACATGGACATGAGCAAGGATGACTCCCTGGACTATGTGCCCATGTCTGACATGAAGGGTGAAGTCAAGTACGCTGACATTGAGTCCTCTAACTATGGCACCCCCTATGAGCTGGACAGCTACTCCCCCTCAG CTCCTGAAAGGACAGACCGGGTGACACTGATAAATGAGTCTCCACTCCTCAGCTACATGGACTTGGTGGGCTTCAGCTTCCAGGTGGCCAATGGGATGGAGTTCCTGGCTTCCAAAAAT TGTGTGCACCGTGACCTGGCTGCCAGGAATGTCCTCATCTGTGAGGGGAAGCTGGTGAAGATCTGTGACTTTGGCCTGGCGAGGGACATCATGAGGGATTCCAACTATATCTCCAAAGGCAGT ACCTTCTTGCCCCTCAAATGGATGGCTCCAGAGAGCATCTTCAACAACCTCTACACTACCCTGAGTGATGTGTGGTCTTTTGGGATTCTTCTTTGGGAGATATTCACTCTAG GAGGGACTCCATACCCTGAGCTGCCCATGAATGAGCAGTTCTACAACGCCATCAAACGTGGCTATCGGATGTCCAAACCCACCCATGCCTCTGATGAGAT CTACAGCATCATGCAGAAGTGCTGGGAGGAGAAGTTTGAGATCAGGCCATCCTTCTCACAGCTGGTGGTGCTTATGGGAAACCTCCTGGTGGATTGCTACAGGAAG aggtACCAGCAGGTGGATGAGGAGTTCATGCAGAGTGACCACCCCGCAGTTGTGCGCACCAGACCCACTGTTCCTGTGCTGAACAACGCCCGcctggctgccagcccccccagcagccACATCCTGTACACAGCCGTGCACCAGAGCGGGGGAGAGAACGACTACATCATCCCCCTTCCCGACCCCAAACCTGAGGGCAGCTCTGACCTCCCCCAGGAGGCCTCCATCAGCAGGGCCAG CTCTATGCTGAACGAGGCCAACACATCATCTACAATATCCTGTGACAGCCCACTGGGCCTCcagcaggatgaggagcaggaaTCTGACCCACAACCACGCTGCCAGGAGCCAACCACAGGACACCAAGAGGTGGAGGaaagtttcctgtag